In one Gadus morhua chromosome 7, gadMor3.0, whole genome shotgun sequence genomic region, the following are encoded:
- the LOC115547699 gene encoding uncharacterized protein LOC115547699: protein MADFTWYVLSFTSLCFVFVLVQAQDSRVYIYKGVGDSVTLQCNNVLKFYQQCSSVTWIYRRSRSWTIELVAGGGLRQDLSGSKASRLSLQPDCFLNISDINVGDTGQYVCRQYDSMGNQHGEDETTDLSVLSGITQEDVLTCSVHSYERACGGVSLRWSDQGTSDQMSQQETPGQCVVARRPNTQPLDSAGLRCLLMKDGVEKTSVDFASKDQKTHSQTNITSRAPGGTGPSTSKELHIYRAVAVSTVLLVLIVAVLVHRHKKSTGSKQSPPKCAEDPDTIGSPGQGEPTQRLSYDQGEPDGGSALRLH, encoded by the coding sequence ATGGCTGATTTCACCTGGTATGTACTGTCCTTTActagtttgtgttttgtttttgtgttggtaCAAGCTCAAGATTCTAGAGTCTACATTTATAAAGGAGTTGGTGATTCAGTGACCCTGCAGTGTAACAATGTGCTTAAATTCTACCAACAATGCTCCTCGGTCACATGGATCTACCGCAGAAGCAGATCGTGGACGATCGAGTTAGTGGCTGGAGGAGGTTTGAGACAAGATCTCAGTGGATCCAAAGCCTCAAGACTGAGTTTGCAGCCTGACTGTTTTCTGAATATCAGCGATATTAACGTTGGAGACACTGGACAATACGTTTGTAGGCAGTACGATTCAATGGGAAACCAACATGGAGAGGATGAAACCACtgatctctctgttctctctgggaTCACTCAGGAGGACGTCCTCACGTGTTCTGTGCATAGTTATGAAAGAGCATGTGGGGGTGTCAGTCTGAGATGGTCAGACCAGGGGACAAGCGACCAGATGAGTCAGCAGGAGACGCCGGGGCAATGTGTCGTCGCCCGTCGTCCGAACACACAACCCCTCGACAGCGCAGGGCTCCGCTGCCTTCTGATGAAAGACGGCGTTGAAAAGACATCAGTTGACTTTGCCTCAAAGGATCAGAAAACTCACAGTCAAACTAACATCACCTCCAGGGCCCCTGGGGGTACGGGCCCCTCTACCTCTAAGGAGCTCCACATCTACCGGGCTGTAGCAGTGAGCACAGTGCTACTGGTTTTGATTGTTGCTGTTCTGGTACACAGACACAAGAAGAGCACAGGAAGCAAGCAGAGCCCCCCAAAGTGTGCAGAAGACCCCGACACGATTGGGTCCCCGGGGCAGGGGGAGCCCACCCAACGCCTGTCCTACGACCAGGGTGAGCCGGACGGGGGGTCTGCTCTACGCCTCCATTGA